A segment of the Deltaproteobacteria bacterium genome:
CTCCATGTTCCCGATCCAGATGGGCAGGACAAAACGGCCGTCCCCATCCTTGAGGATGAGAATCGGAACCTGAGATTCCTCGTCCAGGGCCAGCCCAAAAACGTGCATTTCTACCATGGTGCTCCTTGCGTCTCGCCGGACAGACTGTGCCCTCCGGAACCGGTGACTTTTACCGCGACCATGCGCCCGGCCAGATCCGGGATAACGTGATCAAAATGGACGATCCTCCCCCCGGGATCCCGGCCCTGCCAGCGGATTTGACTTCCGAACTGCTTCTGGTTCGGCCTTTCAACCAAAACAGTCGTTTCATTCCCGACCATGCCCGCCAGATGGGACGCGGTCAACTCATCCTGTCGGCGCTGCAGCCGAGTCAGACGGTCGAGCTTTTCGCTGCGGTCGATCTTCAAGGGCATCGCGGCTGCCTGGGTTCCGGGCCGGTCCGAATACATGAACGAAAAGCTTCCGGCGTAGTCCACCTCATCCAGCAGGCTCATGGTCTCCTGAAAATCCTGCTCGCTCTCTCCGGGAAACCCGACGATGATGTCCGTGCTCAGAGCCAAATCCGGCCGGACCCCGCGCAGGGCCCTGACGATATCAACATAGCGTTCCCTGGTGTACTTCCTGCCCATGGCCTTCAGAATCCGATTTGATCCGGACTGGACCGGCAGATGCAGTTGTGGACACAGAACCGGCAACGATCCAAAGGCCTCGATGACTTCAGGGGCAATGTCCTTGGGATGAGAGGTCGTGAACCGGAGACGCTCCAGGCCCGGAATGTCGGCCACCGCTGTCAGTAGCTCGGCAAATGACGGGCTGCTTGGCCTGTCAAGCCCGAAGCTGTTGACATTCTGCCCAAGCAGGGTCAACTCTCTCGCTCCCCGCTGCACCAAGGTCGAACATTCTCGCAACACCGAATCTATATCCCGGGATTTCTGCCTCCCCCGGGTGAAAGGCACGATGCAATACGCGCAAAAATTGTCGCAGCCCTGCATGATGTTCACGAAGGCCTGGCCGGGAATCTGATCCGGCAGGCCGCCGTGGCGCTCGGGATAGGCGTCCTCGAAGTCCAGCAGGGCCGCCCGACCTATTTCACCCCGAACAAGACGGTCCATGGTTTGAGGCACCCGATGGACCCCGTCCGTACCGAAGACAAGCCGCACAAAGGGAAAACGCTTCCAGATGGCCCGGCCGACCTGCTGGGCCACGCAGCCCCCCACCACGG
Coding sequences within it:
- the miaB gene encoding tRNA (N6-isopentenyl adenosine(37)-C2)-methylthiotransferase MiaB; amino-acid sequence: MSRSFHVLTFGCQMNVCDSSWISASLRSRGWEETVEEEADVVVLNTCSVRDKPEQKVYSVLGRIGPRLQSIPDGFAVVGGCVAQQVGRAIWKRFPFVRLVFGTDGVHRVPQTMDRLVRGEIGRAALLDFEDAYPERHGGLPDQIPGQAFVNIMQGCDNFCAYCIVPFTRGRQKSRDIDSVLRECSTLVQRGARELTLLGQNVNSFGLDRPSSPSFAELLTAVADIPGLERLRFTTSHPKDIAPEVIEAFGSLPVLCPQLHLPVQSGSNRILKAMGRKYTRERYVDIVRALRGVRPDLALSTDIIVGFPGESEQDFQETMSLLDEVDYAGSFSFMYSDRPGTQAAAMPLKIDRSEKLDRLTRLQRRQDELTASHLAGMVGNETTVLVERPNQKQFGSQIRWQGRDPGGRIVHFDHVIPDLAGRMVAVKVTGSGGHSLSGETQGAPW